From Carettochelys insculpta isolate YL-2023 chromosome 22, ASM3395843v1, whole genome shotgun sequence, one genomic window encodes:
- the PRX gene encoding periaxin isoform X2, which translates to MATQARATAEAVKASELVEVILETEARAGLGGLSVAGGGKEGLFVSDVLAQSPAAKALSLREGDQLLSARVYFENMRYEDAVRLLQCAESCKVSFCLKRTVPRSDALGSPAAGGAEAKGPQAKLAKLSMRSLSPLKKKAGKAPAQDTTLAGSTELLAKTVPGPVDVEFSLPKFAKLRRTRSATERSGAWPSPAVSVPRPTSGAKRRKLTFPRLRVKEVAGRKAPEGRLEVTLPPGSKEMEAGAQVAAPSPKAQKPKDDDKDKGGFKAPQVELDVPIPDLTAPTVAAGLAPPELAAKGEGFHIQLPKFGASSRPAEGVLKVRGPERKLPAEQGAEGPDGELKPGLRLPSVEIAAPAIPAPQLGVSLLSDRGQAEEPEGRPTAGMKLPSLSIGVQPVDIEIPLPTGKVATDREPELAGATLQFPEVDVKIPKLTLLVPGGKPKEEEREIKVPQGGVKVAKAERESPELKVRGPKVKMPSVGLSLRDTKPAAEAEAKGPPADGKGKLPRLKMPSIDISVPSTANLHLPKGKVEPAELAMARRGKAPDGDSAEGPEFKFKVPQVSLPKFDLSGAAGTVESESHGPEPKAPSLEAEVPESLAGKLSLPQLALSVPGMKAVDVELLEAALPKPELELMVEKPRVEMRLPSGRADAKRLEAEEQTAQARLSFPSVKMPVLDIHMPQVGVDLELPKAKPGLEGKLRAEAGQPDRELRPPPDPLSKFGAICQDLQVEIDVPAPLGRNGLPVPQVEAERRGAALEGPDLSGAVEKIPAVGIWLGKEKPEGAGLAGKDTAAPMFPMLGRGLSGPDGKPASQDAKGKLPSIEISTPKIPEVAIETTDLAGPSAPIASSARPPEPDAKSKSPKFSLPKFGLPFSSSKQVAELSVEGEEKPPSGKVELSGLPLSADSSEAQAKLPLVKVTRVDISIPKVDVALALPEGPGDAADGVVAQARAASPDSSLGGPEGKLKMPKFSLPKFGGKSKEEELELEQEPVRREGKDGAKALSGELDGRAKAKLKMPKFKMPSFGIVRKGVEVPGPSVTSLEIDVHGRKEKAATKDLSLDTGSPEEEVKGPFLRMPKLQLSPKAEADVQGARGESHIQGPVLEMKMPQVELPPFGAKGDKAEGEASGRPESPGAKLKLGKVKMPSLEVSAPDQVSSVHMSLPSARAEGETLLRKPAPGVHEADLQGHEGNLKIPKAPSIAISAPKLDLGLSLPKAGAHVLGQQEAGLRTEGEAAFERADTKMKMPEVELPAVLGKDLVELPAQSKDPRAALGTPGGKYATDDAEAALQSLKHRVPRLDLSLPRARLSDGEQPLTEGEMARQELEEAKGRFQLPSVALPAFSTPKGKAPEVGFVAGFSRDPGLALDMPGLHGKVPQVEVSGPKIKLPKFGGSSADDQREADRDSSQTPRVELKPPKLWGSPESPGSTGEGKEARFQMPSVPIGFTVGKGEGGSEAATYGGDSRFKLKMPSLGMSRAGTEGKMDESQMDTQPLCPMAEGTDGSFRLPQLVIPDVGFSMGPGAALLVEGGRANAGRAEEPAGAADWEGDVGGLEAKLKMPKIKLLPLGLSGSRGEERNVTVSLPGRKEPPSGKKALFKVSGLELSTPALQGHVEYQVEGAAGIPGEKEGGSGVSGDSPEAEVRRRSKMKLPKFGLALPKASQAGGEGLSAGGSEAQEAEAKLKMPKVRKAALALARPKGKGAEAASGLLEGIVEVGDGEARVSKVKLKPGIGLSKPRAVNGGLEEEDLEKGSSLRLPKLGFSKAEGPELGFSGLRAAAQLNGAEADPSQESMARPGRVRLPQVELSSPYKAMEMDPELNLHLVRAEEAKEEASVGTFSPLKAAKFKSPKLTLSGSKREEARNVGSLAARAELEKQERDPEAKLEAPKISLGFISKSKGEYNVQRGQEASPRSELDGKEKLPKFKVPKLALSPKAGRGLGGTLDREEGLAGFKVRTPKLGFSTPPEEQTLEGDGGRVTGSAKAKLMQGETAVGRLSAI; encoded by the exons ATGGCGACCCAGGCCAGGGCCACAGCG gaggcagtgaAGGCGTCGGAGCTGGTGGAGGTCATCCTTGAgacagaggccagggctgggctcggTGGGCTCAGTGTGGCCGGCGGGGGCAAAGAGGGGCTCTTCGTCTCTGATGTGCTGGCACAGTCACCTGCTGCCAAGGCCCTGAGCCTGAGAGAAG GTGACCAGCTGCTGAGCGCCCGGGTGTACTTCGAGAACATGCGCTACGAGGACGCCGTCAGGCTCCTGCAATGTGCCGAATCCTGCAAGGTCTCCTTCTGTCTGAAGCGCACCGTTCCCCGCTCGGACGCACtcggcagccctgctgctggtggtgccgAAGCGAAGGGACCCCAGGCCAAGCTGGCCAAGCTG AGCATGAGGAGCCTTTCGCCCCTGAAGAAGAAGGCGGGCAAGGCCCCGGCACAGGACACGACCCTGGCCGGCAGCACGGAGCTCTTGGCTAAGACGGTGCCGGGCCCGGTGGATGTAGAGTTCTCCTTGCCCAAGTTCGCCAAGCTGCGGAGGACCAGGAGTGCTACTGAGAGGagcggggcctggcccagccccgctGTCTCCGTCCCGCGGCCCACCTCAGGCGCAAAGCGCAGGAAGCTCACGTTCCCTCGGCTGAGGGTGaaggaggtggctggcaggaAGGCGCCCGAGGGGAGGTTGGAGGtgaccctgcccccaggcagcaaGGAGATGGAGGCGGGTGCCCAGGTCGCGGCCCCGAGCCCCAAGGCTCAGAAGCCGAAGGACGATGACAAGGACAAAGGCGGGTTCAAGGCACCGCAGGTCGAGCTGGATGTTCCCATCCCTgatctcacagctcccacagtGGCAGCCGGCCTGGCGCCCCCCGAGCTGGCTGCCAAAGGGGAGGGCTTCCACATCCAGCTGCCCAAGTTTGGGGCGTCCTCCAGGCCTGCAGAGGGGGTGCTCAAGGTGCGAGGCCCAGAGAGGAAGcttccagcagagcagggagcagaaggGCCTGACGGGGAGCTCAAGccaggcctcaggctgccctccGTGGAAATAGCTGCAcctgccatcccagccccccagctcggCGTCTCGCTGCTCAGCGACAGGGGGCAGGCGGAGGAGCCAGAGGGGAGGCCAACGGCCGGCATGAAGCTCCCATCGCTGAGCATAGGGGTGCAGCCGGTGGACATCGAGATCCCCCTGCCTACAGGGAAGGTGGCCACGGACCGGGAACCTGAGCTGGCTGGTGCCACACTGCAGTTCCCCGAGGTGGATGTGAAGATACCCAAGCTCACCCTGCTCGTGCCTGGGGGCAAAcccaaggaggaggagagggaaatcAAGGTGCCCCAGGGGGGCGTGAAAGTGGCCAAAGCAGAGCGGGAGAGCCCTGAGCTGAAGGTGAGAGGCCCCAAGGTTAAGATGCCGAGTGTTGGGCTCTCGCTGCGGGACACCAAGCCGGCTGCGGAGGCCGAGGCGAAAGGGCCCCCTGCGGACGGAAAGGGAAAGCTCCCCAGGCTGAAGATGCCCTCCATCGACATCTCTGTCCCCAGCACTGCCAACCTGCACCTGCCCAAAGGGAAGGTGGAACCAGCTGAGCTCGCCATGGCCAGGAGAGGGAAGGCCCCCGACGGAGACAGTGCCGAGGGTCCCGAGTTTAAATTCAAAGTGCCCCAGGTGTCACTTCCGAAATTCGACCTCTCTGGCGCGGCTGGGACAGTGGAGAGCGAGTCCCATGGGCCAGAGCCCAAAGCCCCGTCGCTGGAGGCCGAGGTCCCAGAGAGCCTGGCTGGGAAGCtcagcctgccccagctggcGCTCTCCGTGCCGGGGATGAAGGCGGTGGATGTGGAGCTGCTAGAGGCCGCTTTGCcgaagccagagctggagctcatGGTGGAGAAGCCGCGGGTGGAGATGAGGCTGCCATCGGGGAGAGCggatgcaaagaggctggaggcgGAGGAGCAAACGGCCCAGGCCAGGCTGAGTTTCCCCTCGGTGAAGATGCCTGTGCTAGACATCCACATGCCCCAGGTGGGAGTTGACCTGGAGCTGCCGAAGGCAAAGCCTGGCCTGGAGGGGAAGCTCAGGGCAGAGGCCGGCCAGCCAGATCGTGAGCTGAGGCCCCCCCCGGACCCCCTCTCAAAGTTCGGGGCCATCTGCCAGGACTTGCAGGTGGAGATCGACGTGCCAGCCCCCCTGGGGAGGAATGGCCTCCCTGTGCCGCAGGTGGAGGCGGAGAGGCGGGGAGCAGCCCTCGAAGGCCCGGACCTCAGCGGGGCAGTGGAGAAGATCCCTGCAGTGGGTATTTGGCTTGGCAAAGAGAAGccagagggggcggggctggccggGAAGGACACAGCGGCTCCGATGTTCCCGATGCTCGGCCGAGGGCTCAGTGGCCCCGACGGGAAACCCGCGAGCCAGGATGCCAAAGGGAAGCTGCCTTCCATTGAAATTTCCACTCCGAAGATCCCCGAGGTGGCCATCGAGACCACGGACCTGGCAGGGCCCTCAGCCCCCATCGCCAGCAGCGCCCGCCCACCAGAGCCTGACGCCAAGTCGAAATCACCCAAGTTCTCCTTGCCCAAGTTCGGGCTCCCGTTCTCCAGCTCGAAGCAGGTGGCCGAGCTGTccgtggagggggaggagaagccCCCCAGCGGGAAGGTGGAGCTCTCGGGGCTGCCCCTCAGTGCGGACTCCTCTGAAGCCCAGGCGAAGCTGCCATTGGTGAAAGTTACCAGGGTTGACATCTCCATCCCCAAAGTGGATGTGGCCTTGGCCTTGCCTGAGGGGCCGGGGGATGCCGCCGATGGGGTAGTCGCGCAAGCCAGGGCAGCGTCGCCTGACAGCAGCCTTGGGGGCCCTGAGGGGAAGTTGAAGATGCCAAAATTTTCACTGCCAAAATTTGGTGGGAAGAGCAAAGAGGAAGAGCTGGAACTGGAGCAAGAGCCTGTcaggagggaaggaaaagacGGTGCCAAGGCCTTGTCCGGGGAGCTGGATGGGAGAGCAAAGGCCAAGCTGAAGATGCCCAAGTTCAAAATGCCATCATTTGGCATTGTCAGGAAGGGAGTGGAGGTGCCTGGGCCCAGCGTGACCTCTCTGGAGATCGACGTGCACGGCAGGAAAGAGAAAGCGGCTACCAAAGACCTCAGCCTGGACACTGGGAGCCCAGAGGAGGAGGTCAAAGGCCCCTTCCTGAGGATGCCAAAGCTGCAGCTCTCTCCCAAGGCAGAAGCCGACGTGCAAGGTGCCAGAGGCGAAAGTCACATCCAAGGCCCTGTCCTAGAGATGAAAATGCCCCAGGTGGAGCTGCCACCCTTTGGAGCCAAAGGGGACAAAGCTGAGGGGGAGGCATCCGGGAGGCCCGAGAGCCCTGGTGCCAAGCTGAAACTGGGCAAGGTGAAGATGCCTTCGCTGGAGGTCTCCGCACCTGACCAAGTGTCCTCGGTGCACATGTCCCTGCCCAGCGCAAGAGCCGAGGGGGAGACGCTGCTGAGAAAGCCGGCCCCGGGCGTCCACGAGGCAGACCTCCAGGGCCACGAAGGAAACCTTAAAATCCCCAAGGCGCCTTCCATTGCCATCTCTGCGCCCAAGCTCGACTTGGGCCTCAGCTTGCCCAAAGCTGGCGCGCACGTGCTGGGCCAGCAGGAAGCTGGGCTGAGGACAGAGGGGGAGGCCGCCTTCGAGAGAGCAGACACTAAAATGAAGATGCCTGAGGTGGAGCTGCCGGCTGTCCTGGGCAAGGACTTGGTGGAGCTCCCAGCTCAATCCAAGGACCCAAGAGCAGCCCTGGGGACACCAGGGGGCAAATACGCAACTGACGATGCTGAAGCTGCCCTGCAGAGCCTCAAGCACAGGGTGCCCAGGCTGGATCTGTccttgcccagggccaggctctcGGATGGAGAGCAGCCTCTGACTGAGGGGGAGAtggccaggcaggagctggaggaagcCAAGGGCAGGTTTCAGCTGCCCTCGGTTGCACTGCCTGCGTTTTCTACCCCGAAGGGGAAAGCCCCAGAGGTGGGATTTGTCGCTGGCTTTAGCAGAGATCCAGGCTTGGCTCTGGACATGCCGGGGCTGCACGGGAAGGTGCCCCAAGTCGAAGTGAGTGGCCCGAAGATTAAGCTGCCTAAATTCGGAGGCTCCAGTGCTGATGACCAGCGGGAGGCAGATAGAGACTCATCCCAGACCCCCAGGGTGGAGCTGAAACCTCCCAAGCTCTGGGGGAGCCCCGAGAGCCCGGGAAGCACTGGAGAGGGGAAAGAGGCCAGGTTCCAAATGCCATCAGTTCCCATTGGCTTTACCGTGGGCAAGGGAGAAGGGGGAAGTGAGGCCGCGACCTACGGCGGAGACAGCAGGTTCAAGCTGAAGATGCCCTCGTTGGGGATGTCCCGAGCAGGCACTGAGGGCAAGATGGATGAATCCCAGATGgacacccagcccctctgccccatggcagagggcACAGACGGCTCCTTTCGACTGCCCCAGCTTGTCATCCCGGACGTGGGCTTCTCGATGGGCCCGGGAGCCGcgctgctggtggaggggggaagaGCCAACGCAGGCAGGGCTGAGGAACCAGCAGGTGCTGCAGACTGGGAGGGGGACGTGGGAGGGTTGGAGGCCAAGCTCAAGATGCCCAAGAtcaagctgctgccactggggcttTCGGGATccagaggggaggagaggaatgTGACTGTCTCGCTCCCCGGCCGCAAGGAGCCGCCCAGCGGGAAGAAAGCCCTGTTCAAGGTGTCGGGCCTGGAGCTCTCCACCCCGGCCCTGCAGGGCCATGTCGAGTACCAagtggagggggctgctggcatcCCAGGAGAGAAGGAGGGTGGCAGTGGGGTTTCAGGAGACTCCCCCGAAGCcgaggtgcggaggaggtccaaGATGAAGCTGCCCAAGTTTGGGCTGGCCCTGCCCAAAGCCAGCCAGGCAGGAGGCGAGGGGCTCTCTGCCGGGGGGAGCGAGGCCCAGGAGGCTGAAGCCAAGCTCAAGATGCCCAAGGTGAGGAAGGCGGCGCTCGCGCTGGCAAggcccaaggggaagggggcTGAAGCTGCCTCGGGGCTCCTGGAAGGCATTGTGGAGGTTGGGGACGGCGAGGCCAGGGTCTCCAAGGTGAAGCTGAAGCCCGGCATTGGGCTCTCCAAACCCAGAGCTGTGAATGGGGGGCTGGAAGAAGAGGATCTGGAGAAAGGCTCCAGCCTGAGGCTGCCCAAGCTGGGCTTCTCCAAGGCCgagggcccagagctgggctTCAGCGGACTGCGGGCAGCAGCTCAGCTTAATGGGGCGGAGGCCGACCCGTCCCAGGAGAGCATGGCGAGGCCGGGCAGGGTCAGGCTGCCCCAGGTGGAACTCTCGTCCCCTTACAAGGCGATGGAGATGGACCCCGAACTGAACCTCCACTTGGTGAGGGCAGAAGAGGCCAAGGAGGAGGCTTCCGTTGGCACTTTCTCACCTCTAAAGGCGGCCAAGTTCAAGTCCCCCAAGCTCACTCTCTCGGGCTCTAAGAGGGAAGAGGCCAGGAACGTGGGCTCTTTGGCTGCCCGGGCGGAGCTGGAAAAGCAGGAGAGGGACCCAGAGGCCAAGCTGGAGGCACCCAAGATCTCCCTGGGCTTCATCTCCAAGTCGAAGGGGGAATACAATGTTCAGAGGGGCCAGGAGGCCAGCCCCAGAAGTGAGCTGGATGGCAAAGAGAAATTGCCCAAGTTCAAGGTCCCCAAGCTGGCCCTGAGCCCCAAAGCCGGCAGGGGACTGGGCGGCACCTTGGACAGGGAGGAGGGCCTGGCGGGGTTCAAGGTTCGGACACCCAAGCTGGGTTTCTCCACTCCACCAGAGGAGCAGACCCTGGAGGGGGACGGAGGCCGCGTGACGGGGTCGGCCAAGGCAAAGCTGATGCAGGGGGAGACAGCGGTGGGCAGATTATCTGCCatctga